TTATTCAATACAACAAGAAATTGGAACGTCGATACAAAGAAATCAGTCAATATAATGATGATCCGAAAGCTCATGATCCCATTTTTCTGGATGAGCATGATGACAATGATGAATGGTTGGCTTTAGAGAATTTGGATGACTTGGTTGTACAAGGAGATAATGTTATtttggatgatttgcaagatattGTTGGTGAAAAAGGTATGCCAGTTGTTGGTAAAAGTGCTTGTATCTCCCGACGCAAATCTACTTATCCAACTGACTCTGAATATAGTGGATATGATACTGATGACTTGATGTTGGACTCTAATTATGGACTACTTGGTGGAGATGATGGAGCTACGGAAGATTATGATATCTATGATGAATcgaatgattttgattaaaattGTAATGTCCATGTTTAATTATGTTTCCAGATTGTGAACTTTAAAGTTGTGAATTCTCCCATTTTTCCAATTTGAACTTCATACGACGACTCTTATGTTTTGAATGAACTtgtttgtttttctaaaattgatgcattttaatgttgtataattttgtgtgaaacaatataaattatagatataaatttagaaccgatatctccccgatatttgaaaccgagatctccccgatacaatgttgtaccagtgtaccggtcctcagccgagacaaaccggtatccgatattgactacattggtccaGCCATCAGACATGATAGAACATCCAAACCTCTTCCAATGTTCCCTAAATGTATCAACAAATTTCTTCATTTCTACTAACCGGTCCTTGAAAAGATTCGTACGAATCTGATGGTAAGATGGTGGGGGCATAGCTaacaaaaaacaacataaaaagcAAAAGTAAACCAAATGAATATACGATAAGAAGAACAGATTAAAGCACGTATTATAGCTAAAATCAACTGAGCATATCACAACTGCTTACCTTTCCCATAGTCGCCTATTGCATATATCATTTCTTTGAAACTTGGGCAACGAACAGTGTTAAATGATACTGAATTCTCAGTCATCCAAGCTGAAATGCATTTCCATGCAGTCTTCATTAACTTCTCTTTCACAGCTGAGTCTCTTTCAAGAGTGGCCTGTTGAGTTTTTTGGTGGTCTGTCTTCATATATAAATCAATTGGACCTCTACTATTACTTTGGCTTATCCTCTTTCTCTTTGTCTGATTCTGAGAAACTAGTTGACTAGCACCCACACCAGCACTAGCACCAGCACCACGACTGCCCATATTGCCATCAATTtcaacttcttgttcttcaaCATCGGTATCAGCATCAGAGGCTTCATCTGAGTTGTTTGCACGCCGATACGCTAAATCAATGTTATCCTTATGAGCTTTTTTGGTCCTCTTTACAGAATTCACCAGACCAACTTTGTTCATAATATCAATGGACACATTTGGACATGAAGAAACATTCCCTTTAATATGTAAAAGATGCTCCTTAAGCCTAGTAATTCCACCACCACGAATTAATTTCTTACATAACAAACAAGTAATTATATTTTGATTTGCTAGGTCTTGGCGTTCACCCCATTCCCATGCTGGATCTTTAGTTTGAGTAGCCGAAGAAGAGGGAAATAAATCACAGGTAGTGTTTGCCGTATTTGAATTTGATGCATTAGAAGAATCCATAATCACAACCTACAACagaaataaaacaaattaaatcctAGGAACAGACTGATAATGTATGCAACTACATACTAATACTatcatcaacaacacaacagatTAAACCTCAACATTTCCATCAACAACCAATCTTAAGGAAATCAGTAGCAATAAGTAAAACAGAAAATTCAAATCCAAATCCCTAAAAcagaaacaaacaaaacaaaagtgcAATAAGTATGTAAATAGACCTGAACCAAGCAAGAAAGACAATATAGAAAGAATATTATCACACAACTGTAGCTTCTTTGGGATTAATATATAAGCAGTGAAAATCAGtacacaaaaattaaaatcgtTGTAATCTGTAAAGACATGGAGCTATCTATTTTAATACCCAGTTGCTAGATGAACTGTTTTGATGTTTCTTCAGCGACTTTGCCTTTGCTGGATATGCATATAAGATGTATCTTCCCTTGGACCTAAATTGCAAAAATCTAGCATCAGTTTTGGGTACCAGACTACCAGTatttgttaatgatcaaaaccaaaTTACATTCCAATAGtcttcttaaaaaccctaaaatacacCAAAATATGAACAAAGATTGACATAATCCATTTGAAATAGTTGACATAGATTGACATAATcgattaatgatcaaaactaaccTCTTGTTAAGATAGAATCAACTGAATCTCGCCAttaaaatagagaagaagaacctGCAACGAAATTTGTAAAATCAACTCTCTACCCTTTGCGTATCGATGGGATTTAGGGATTAAATCTCTTCCCTTCTCTTATAATCCCGAAAATGCCCTCAGAAATTACAGCAAATGACAAATATCGCCGATAATACGATATTATCGGTGTACTGTATTTACCGTATCGGACGGTATTATCGGCACAAAAATCGTTTTGCGATATCGGGATTTCCGTATCGCTCAGTGTCCGATACCGGTAATATCGCCGATATTTCGGCCGGTATGGacgaaattgactacattgggCTGGACAGATGGGAAAAAGCGACATCTTATTAACTTTTTGGTGAATTGTCCGAAAGGGACAGTTTTTTTGAAGTCTGTGGATGCGTCAAACAGAACCAATGATGCTGATTTTATACGTGGGCTTGTAAAGGAGGTAATTAACGATGTTGGGGAAGAAAATATAGTTCAGTTCATTACCGATAATGGTTCAAATTTTAAAAAGGCAGGGAAAGATTTAATGCTTGAATACCCAAATATGTTTTGGACTCCTTGTGGTGCTCATTGTGTTCAGTTGATGCTAGAAGAACTTGGTGGCAAGCTTCCACGAATCAAGACAGCCGTCATTCTAGGTAAGAGACTCGTTACATATATTTATGCTCATTTTCAAGTATTAAGCTTAATGAGGGAGATGATCGGTGGTGAATTACATAGGTCTACAAAGACTAGATTTGCAACTCAGTACTACACACTAGAAAGTCTTGCAAAGTATAAAACCCATTTGCAAATAATGTTCGTGAATGATAAGTGGTTGAAAATGAGGTTTGCAAAAGAAACTATGGGAATTAATGTACTTAAAATTGTCACAAGCAGTACATTTTGGGAAGATGTTGATTATTCTTGTAGAGTGCTAAAGCCTTTGGTTAAGGTTGTAAGGTTAGTGGATATCGAGCGCAAACCTACAATGCCTTGTTTTTATGAAGCAATGAGGATAGCAAGGGAGAAACTCgaggagaatttcagtcaagatgatagTACTTGGGCTGTAATTAAGGCTATCTTTGAtaaaagatggaagaataactTCAATCATGCTCTACATTGTGCTGCATATTATTTAAATCCTTCCATATTCTACAAAGTCCCTGCTCATCTAATGGATAATGATCTTAAGTACATAGAAATCAAAAGGGGACTTCATACAGCAATGCAAAGGCTTATTCCCAATGAAGAAGATCTTGAGAAAGCTACAACTGAATTGAGAGACTACAGTGATGCTAACGGGATCTTGGGAACTCCGGTTTGCAAAAAAAGAAGATATAAATATCAACCTCGTAAGTTTGTTTGTTATGTAAGTTGAAGGTTTGATTACATCTGTGTTACCTATGCATTTGTATAATTATTTTGTCCGTGTTTATGACAGATGATTGGTGGATTACATATGGAGGAATCGATACCCCAAACCTACAAAAATTTGCAATAAGGGTATTGAGTCTTACTTGTTCTGCTTCCCCGTGTGAGCGAAACTGGAGCACATTTCAGAATGTAAGTATTCTAATCTTGTTGAGTCTTACTTGCActgattatttttcatgtattaccATTTTCCTGTAAGGGTATTTAGACCATATGTATGCCTGTAATTCAGTTTCCTGAGGTGCCGCGACACACCAAGTTGTAGTTAATGTGTAATGTGTTAACATTGTATACCACTATATGAGCAAGAGTAGGGCATTTTTCATTGTTCCATATGATGTCATGTGCTAATGATCCAAATCAGTctatgacccaaaatcaaaatGATCATGGTATTGTTCTCTGTGCTGCCATCGCTACCTTTGATGGACCGGTGGTGAGTCAATCTAAACCTGTCTTCTCCTTTTCCCTGCATTTAGGGTCGCTAAATACTAAGTTATGTTCCAACACACTTGATTTATATTTGgcttttctatttggttcaatttATAATGATGAACATCAAGATTCAATCTGTTTGATGTGTTTCATTTCATTTACTTATTATCCTTTCGTCTTTCAGTTGCATTCAAAGAAGCGAAATCGCATAAAGCAACAAAAATTGAATGATAGCGTCTTTATTCAATACAACAAGAAATTGGAACGTCGATACAAAGAAATCAGTCAATATAATGATGATCCGAAAGCTCATGATCCCATTTTTCTGGATGAGCGTGATGACAATGATGAATGGTTGGCTTTAGAGAATTTGGATGACTTGGTTGTACAAGGAGATAATGTTATtttggatgatttgcaagatattGTTGGTGAAAAAGGTATGCCAGTTGTTGGTAAAAGTGCTTGTATCTCCCGACGCAAATCTACTTATCCAACTGACTCTGAATATAGTGGATATGATACTGATGACTTGATGTTGGACTCTAATTATGGACTACTTGGTGGAGATGATGGAGCTACGGAAGATTATGATATCTATGATGAATcgaatgattttgattaaaattGTAATGTCCATGTTTAATTATGTTTCCAGATTGTGAACTTTAAAGTTGTGAATTCTCCCATTTTTCCAATTTGAACTTCATACGACGACTCTTATGTTTTGAATGAACTtgtttgtttttctaaaattgatgcattttaatgttgtataattttgtgtgaaacaatataaattatagatataaatttagaaccgatatctccccgatatttgaaaccgagatctccccgatacaatgttgtaccagtgtaccggtcctcagccgagacaaaccggtatccgatattgactacattggttttGACTCACCATCTATTATTAGATATCTTGAGCCTTTAATTGACGATATATTCACCGCCCGTTTTGCTGATTGTCATTTTGATGAGACAATTTTCCCACTATTAGA
This DNA window, taken from Papaver somniferum cultivar HN1 chromosome 3, ASM357369v1, whole genome shotgun sequence, encodes the following:
- the LOC113362155 gene encoding uncharacterized protein LOC113362155; the encoded protein is MDNDLKYIEIKRGLHTAMQRLIPNEEDLEKATTELRDYSDANGILGTPVCKKRRYKDQPHDWWITYGGIDTPNLQKFAIRVLSLTCSASPCERNWSTFQNLHSKKRNRIKQQKLNDSVFIQYNKKLERRYKEISQYNDDPKAHDPIFLDEHDDNDEWLALENLDDLVVQGDNVILDDLQDIVGEKGMPVVGKSACISRRKSTYPTDSEYSGYDTDDLMLDSNYGLLGGDDGATEDYDIYDESNDFD
- the LOC113360712 gene encoding uncharacterized protein LOC113360712 is translated as MNKVGLVNSVKRTKKAHKDNIDLAYRRANNSDEASDADTDVEEQEVEIDGNMGSRGAGASAGVGASQLVSQNQTKRKRISQSNSRGPIDLYMKTDHQKTQQATLERDSAVKEKLMKTAWKCISAWMTENSVSFNTVRCPSFKEMIYAIGDYGKAMPPPSYHQIRTNLFKDRLVEMKKFVDTFREHWKRFGCSIMSDGWTNKNKQVHSKHKSRRMKFKLEKWENSQL
- the LOC113360713 gene encoding uncharacterized protein LOC113360713 produces the protein MLEYPNMFWTPCGAHCVQLMLEELGGKLPRIKTAVILGKRLVTYIYAHFQVLSLMREMIGGELHRSTKTRFATQYYTLESLAKYKTHLQIMFVNDKWLKMRFAKETMGINVLKIVTSSTFWEDVDYSCRVLKPLVKVVRLVDIERKPTMPCFYEAMRIAREKLEENFSQDDSTWAVIKAIFDKRWKNNFNHALHCAAYYLNPSIFYKVPAHLMDNDLKYIEIKRGLHTAMQRLIPNEEDLEKATTELRDYSDANGILGTPVCKKRRYKYQPHDWWITYGGIDTPNLQKFAIRVLSLTCSASPCERNWSTFQNLHSKKRNRIKQQKLNDSVFIQYNKKLERRYKEISQYNDDPKAHDPIFLDERDDNDEWLALENLDDLVVQGDNVILDDLQDIVGEKGMPVVGKSACISRRKSTYPTDSEYSGYDTDDLMLDSNYGLLGGDDGATEDYDIYDESNDFD